GCCATATTTCTGGATGTGGTTGAAAACAGTACTGTTGCCATGAAAGGTGGTACTACCATTACGTTGCAGTGGAATCGGCATGTTTTTGTGGGTGATTCAGATTTACACCTGGCTATAACCTAGTTCTCTATTTTTTTCCAAGCCCTCACATCTCTACACACGACGCGTTCACTACTGCTGCGTAAACTGTCTATATATTTAAGAGCTTATTTTACACGACAATGGGGCTGCCACTTTCAGCTAGATCTTGCTGTGAACACACCCAGTTTCATTTTCCCATGAGCATCTTGGCCGTTGCCGTCTGCCGGCGTTCTCTGGTTTGTGCTGTTTTTGTTGTGTTAGTGAGACTTGTAGGCAATACAACGCCAACAGCCTTGCTGTGTCATTGGGTGCAATAGCATGCCGGGATctatcccgagacctcgtgctcggcagctaCTGCAATGGGTCATAGGCATAGAGTCATTGTCTGCAAGCCTCATACAGTGATGACTATAACATATATATTAATTATGTTagctaatgttagccaagctgttcaacgaaaaaagttttttttttttaatggtgcaagatacaattataaaacctgaagaaagggaaccgaggggcccgatttttagtaagcatatcataatgagccaacaaacaataacaccaaggacaacataggggaaaattacttgtacttaatagttgaattaaagaaatgataaattaatgaaaatgaaaatggatgaaaaaacaactgtccgcaggtggggaacgaacccacgtctttgcattacacgtgcgatgctctcaccattgagctaccgcggaaccgttttcccatccactttctggggtatttatctttttacaactagaactaaccctgggggtgttagccagcgccaccactcacaaaccatagggcggatgtgggacatcctttctgccgcaggcgtcacgagcatgtgacgcctgcggcagaaaggatgtcccAGAAAGGCAAAATCCGGTTGTCCCAGAAAGGCAAAATCCGGTTGTCCCAGAAaggcaaaaatccggttgaagtgtccatataattgctatcgcaataaaaggcgacgTAAGAAAGCAAGGAAACACTACTACTGGACACTGCAgcagttgcaaaaaaaaactgGATAAATTTAAATTCAAGGTTAGGTATGATACATTTCGGCTATCTCTGAAAAATAACCAtcatgcaaatttgtcaagctGACAACTGGCacagggcgtgcagacgcaatGCTGCATTAAAGCACCGCAGCATCTAAGCGACACTACTGAAGCGGCCACTCATGaaatcaacacttctgtaccCACCGCAGTAGCTTTGTGGCTATGGATTTACTCTAGGTTGCGGGTTCAATCGCGaccgcggcagctgcatttcagCAGGAGTGATAtgtaaaaacactcgtgtacttagatttacatTAAATAATTCCTGGTGGTCGAGTTTAATCCGGAGTCTCCTAATATCACTTCTCATAATCAAATTATGGAtttggcatgtaaagcccccTAATTTAAAAAATTGTAACACTTCTGCCACAATGTGATGCGCCGTGTGAGGCAGTGACAGTGCTAACCTTCTCGCAGGCTATGAACAGTGGTgaacaacaacgcctcaagcaaacacgtctcgctgtgtcTTCTATTTACTTTGTAGACAAACACAAGTGGCGCACGCAAGGTATCGTTTAgtatcaactcaccactctcacATTGCAGTTAACGCTTGAAGAACTAAACATTCGCCATCAACATTACCGTAGTGATGGTACTATCAATAGTACTATTAATACTATCGATAGTCGAGTCACTATCAAACTATCGATGTTAAAATAAACTATCGATAGTATGAAATCAACCACGCGAACTCACTGCAGCAAAAACATGGTTCCCCGAGTGCGTGGtacgtggtggtggtggtaactatGACATGACTCTTCGTTGTTGCAGTCTACTCATCACGGAGCTCTGCAGATGTACCCTATGTACAGTTGCTGGATAATGTATTAGTGTCACAACTGTCCTTGTTGTGCTGGCAACAGCGACTCGAGACGCACGGTTTGGCGCGCGGGCTTCCGAGCTGAATTCGAGTGGAATTATTACTTCAGCAGGTATGCTTGCTGGGTTTCAAGGCCAGTGCTTGAATTGAATCGAAGCTGCATAGACATAAAAGCAAGGAACGAGCACGTTGCGCTTGACACAGCAGTTGTGCACTATGATTTGTTCTGCATCACATCACTCCAGCGCTCTaaacagagacagcacccgttcctgggcaaGCTGTTCTATTATTtgcttcgtcctcgtcttcccCTCGTTTGCCCCCTAGTGCCCGGTGTGCGAGcacccgagcccaagtgcatctcttcatctttacactcggccaagctgcaagtttccggcatgGCTTGCAAACACGCCACTTAACATGGAGGCAACCTGTTCAGTGAATGaagtcgtcgttggtgagccatCCAGCGTGCAACCAGCTTCTCTAAcgggcggcactgactgttgcatgctggtcgcaggtcttgccgacgATTAACCTGCCGCTCAGCATTGTAAATTTCCACCGAAGTTGAGGAGATTCCCTCCAAGGGTGTTCCACTGACCACTATGGATGGTGTGACCACAACCAGTCCTCCCCGCCTCTCCTCAGGCCCTCGACGACCATCACAGGAACAGCTGGAGAGGCTTTCCGCGGATGGCGATGCCCTGAATGACTGGGGGCACAGTCGGAGCTACTCCGAAGTGGCGTTGTCGTGCATGCCACATGGCTAGAATTAGTAACAACTGGCTGTAGCAGACCATGCCGCCTCGCTTCTTGTCAGGTCTGCCAGGATTGTTGCCGGAAAAAGCGGACGACGACACATTGTACGAGAACGTTGACCGGAACCCACTGAACAGCACAGGCGCCAGGGCATGTGCTGTTCAAAATATGGCATCATCAGGGCCCAAAATATGACATCATTTTGAAAGCCGCAAAAAGGCGGTATTTTTACgcaagccggctgctggaagtcgcagcggcTCAACTTCGCCAGGCTGCctgtgtccacggacagtgcggtcgtcgtggtagtcgcggcagccggttctaccaccaaggaagcatcaacggcataccttggtggctgatgAGTCGAAGTAGTTTGTAGGATGATATTCTTGCCaagggaagcgtgtacggcgttcccaggcaggtcAGGTCCAAGACGGGGGGGCCGAAGCGCTGTCTCAGTGTGACGTGCAACGGCGCAACCATTGACGAACGCAAAGGTGCTTGTCAAAAGCTCGAGCTGGTgattcagcttggcgatggcttggacgagagCACCGGTAGAGTCCTGCCCTAGAGCCCCCGaagaggcttggacgccgtccccggatggtGCGGTGGGTGCTTGCGATGGTGGTAGGGTGGCGGCCTCAATACctgaggaagcgtgtacggcattcctgggcaggagggacccggcacgctgAAGAGCCATGCGTGGAAACACTTAAGGCCAGAATGCTTTAAGGCAGGTTCGTTGTCGACTGCGCTATTGTAAAGGAACAGTGACAGCACCcattcctgggccagctgttttATTATCcgcttcgtcctcgtcttcccctcgttcgccccctagcgctcggtgtgcgagcgcccgagcccaagtgcatctcttcatctttacaTTACGTACATACAAGGACTACCGATGGTACTATCGATAGTGTTACTATCGATAATACTATAGATATTCTTTTTACGCTATCAATAGTTAAAAAAAGAACTATCGGTTCTATCGATAATCAATTTACTCATAGTATTGCATCACTACATCACTGCCAATCAAACAACACAGAAAGCTCCGCGGGATCCCAACTTTTTTTAAACTAGAAGGCCCTAGATGAGAATTCTGCTTGCTACAGTCGGTAGAATACAGCTTTTTCCGTTAATTGCAACAACTTATTCGAATTGGCCTAGCAGTTGTCCAATGAGAGCATTTTTATGTTTTACATGCATTACATTAGGAAAATCagagtagaccccccccccccccccccctttgaggTGGTAAAGCTTCCTCTAAGCGTGAATAATTTTATATTCTGTGCAAGAGAGATGCAACTTTCTTCTTAATAATCAGGTGCACATTTCATTCAAGGGCTCATTATTTTTTAACTTTAGACTCACAGAAACTGGCTGCAAGTTGAATCAGGTCGTACATTTTTCAATGTTCTCTATGTACACTGTCCGAATTTACTGACTATGCAAAAATCCACTGTGTTACGTTAATTACAATGTGCCAGTTGTAGGCAATGTCTCATGCTGGATGAGTACTAGTCAAGAACTAAATGTCTACTTTCAGATATAGTATATTTACATATGGTGAATGCCAAAGCAGAGCAACAATAAATAATTTAAGGCAGGTGAAGTCTTTCAGAACtcctttattttcattcatgtggcaaaaaaaaagaagaaatagtactaaagaaaataaagaacaaaCTTGAAATGTTTGAATTCAGTGCTGGAACCTCAGTGCATTACGTTGGTATGGCATCATGGATTTTAATGTATTTCCTCGCATATGGGCGATTTTGGCACCAGGAAAGGCTTCTGAAGCTTCCAAGGTCTCGTGTTTGGTTCCATTAGAATGCACTGTTATCCTCCTTTTACTATAAAGATTTAATTAGGCCTAAGTAGATGGTGTCAAAACCCATGATATCATGACGGGCTGGTGCTGCAGCTTCAGGCTGGCATTGCCACACATTTCATTTTTGAATCGCTTCTAGCTTACCAAGTGGCGGGTTTTGCTCGGGCTAGAAATCCACCAGTCTGGATCTGGTGCCTCATGGCTTGGAAAGGCCCACAGTATGTTGGCAACAGCTGTACACTTGGTGCGCATGATTGCGACAAGGAGCGGCAAGGCATGTACTCACTGCATCATGCCATGCAGTGGCATGGCTCGCTGCATCATTCACTCAATCCTCCAATATCACATTGGCTACCAGGCTCCATTTCACCAACTTACTGGATGCACTGGGAAAGCTTGGAAGCGATAAACAAAGAAGCCATGCAAACTATCGCAAGATTTTTCCATCTTGCACCCTTTCCAATTTTGCAATGAGCACACTCAGCTCAACACTATCTCGGACCTCGTCAGTCGGCAAGAGAAGGCTGGCATCTTCAACGTTAGTGCCGTGTCCAAATTACCTCGTTCAACCATCTAAACAAACCCTTTGCCCTGCCCGAGTTAAGGCGTGCAATTTCTGCTCAGTCCCTGCCTCTCTCTATACAATTCACAACTGGCATCTATACAGAAGCTTTAAGCTAGAATTTTATGGAAGCTTTTATTTATACGTAACAAGTGGCATATAAACGCTTACAAGTTGGTGTTGCTCAAATGGCACGCATTCTCATAGGACGCTCAAAAGAATAATTGGAGCTTTTAAAATAATTTTACCACAGTTTTagttacccttccacaataccagaGCTATTATTACCACGAGAAGACGCTTtataagccagaaaagacacaAAAACAAGTCTAGTGGCAACACTGTCTTGAAATTTCCGCGCCAGCTAGCCGTTTCCGCCATTCCCTCGGGCCTAGTTAAATTCCTATCTGTAAAAATGaattattgcattctaaaagGGCCAATGACTGAACTGCTTAGGTTTCAACAAATTTTACTGAACAACAATGGCCTAAATGTGAAAGAATACTTTGTCATCTGTGACGTCGCACTGATATACCAACCCTGAAATTCCGGCGCAAAATTCAAAAATGAtacttttattttttaaatcGACCTAGTACCACGAAATCAACGAAAGAGTTCTTGAAGAATATTTTATCGATATAAACTAATTTAGTGCCCCTTTACATTTTGATGAGGTGGACAAGTGAAAAAcaagtgctgttttttttttctgatgataCTGATATTCACAAAAACTTTTTACAAACTCTGATTTGGAGGACTCCGATCAAAAGATAGCCTACATTCAAGATTGGTTTAGTAATGTACTAATTAGCAGTCATTTCTTTTCTTCAAATATTAGCATCAAGAAAATTAGTGAAATGTTCAGCCATGTCTCGCCAATAAACATGTGAATTTAAAGCATGTCAACGTTACTTCAACATAAATTGAATGGCACTCACAGTTAGACTGCACATTCTAGCAGCTACTGCTTTTGACTATCTTTTCCATGGAGGTCTCCTTCCGACTGACACTGAATGGCCTCCCGAGGTGTTACATATCTCTTACCAAGAACAAATCAACCAATCTTCTCCGACGTCACTAGCCAGTTTGCACCACTCAGACTACTGTTCCTAAGGATTATTGCGTGAAGTACGCAGATGCAACAGTTATTCCACGAGGAAGACGGGTCTCATTCTTAAGTCCAAGTCATCCCAAATTATGTATACATGCTATAATAACACCGAAACCCATATATTATGCCATCGAGTATGTCAGCGTGTTACAAAATGCTATGGAGGCTATGAAGCCTGACATCTACATTGACTCACTTGGTGCAGTGAATGAACTGAAGAAATTTACCAAGACATTCCAAATCTGCCAACAAATACATAGGCTAAAAAAGTAATCACACTTCAGCGTTACAGTGCATCGGATTCAGGGACATAGTTGGAGTCCGTTCAACAACTTGACCTACTAAATGGATCACTCACCATCGTTATCTTGCTGACAACCAAGTTCTTCTCCAAGTCTAGAAGTCTATTCTCTGACAGGACATGTGCACTTATGTTCCCGTGTGTCCTTCCTTCTACACACTGGTTGGAAGAAGTTTGTCTTCGGAAGCTTCGCTTGGGATAGCCTCGACACCTGCCGTCACCTGGGCCTAGAGATCTACAAATGATAACACTGAAATGTTTCTTAAGTGCCTGGCTCCTATGTCTACACAGCAGACACTCATCACCTTCTGTGGCTGAGCCCTGGTACTCCGGATATTAGCACAATATGCTCAGGGAGGTTAAACTCTGGTTTAATGTTCCAGACAACTATACCCTTTAGGTAATCAACAACAAATGTGCAAACTCATTGCTGAAGTGCCTGCATCACACAGAGCTACACACAGGACCACACTTCGCACAATAACTGGTCTGCAACAGTAAAGCAGTGGTTGCGCTGCTAACATGAGACACTCTAATGCTTCAACTGATGCTGCAGAGCGGGAAATGTGGCTGGCTGCTGCAAACATGTGATTTTTCATGGGAATGCATAAGTGAGTTGCAGTTTGACTTGGGTCTGACAAACTTGTCAACTGGTGCACACAAATTGAAAATCTGGAAACACTTTTCTGCCAAGAAGGCACACTTTCACAATAATTGTGCCAATTCTGTTACAATTGAAAACCCAGTTGGTTTCTTGCAATGTCAGTGCAGTGTACTTGCTTTCACTAGGATGTAAAACAATGGGTATGGACCTTCTTTCAGTTAACTACAGAGTAGCTGGTGTGCTGATTAGTGTATAAGCAGTTGTGCTTGCCTATTGCCTTACATACCAGGTGTTATTTAATTAGACCATACAGAATTATTttatgcctgtggcagatagcataattctagtcattgagctggattacttgaaGAGGTGAACAATACATTGAAGTGCACAATCGATTAATTAATAAAAATGCACTGATTAACTTTATTACtatacagcacatattgcaatgtacgaattatagctggtgcgttcacaaggcgtatctacttggaacaCATTTTTAAGGTTGACGCCACTTCTGACgtatttcccaaagtgtgtgacgaaatacatgggcattccagttacttacGTGCTTGAATACGTAAAACAGCAGTTGGTTAAAAAAGCACAATAGTGCATTTTCGTTTCACAGTGCAAATTGTGAAACCCGTGCAATCCTTAGAagtcattccaagtggatatgcctcgcaaactcactggctacaattagcacattgcaatgtgtgccgtaaagcaattagtgaatttttttaattaggcaattatgcatttcaattttttatggGAGCAACGTCCACTGCTTCGAGTTAACCAGCTCACGAACTACAATTacactatctgccacaggcaaattaCAAAAAATTCTCTATGGTCTAAAAAATACACCCTGTATTATGACTAGCACTTATTTTCCTTTTTGTGCTTAAATCAAGGTTTGAATAAATTGAATAAAGTGGCATTGTCCAAGCAACAGTTTTATCTGTCCCTCTCTGGCACAAAAGCTCACTCTTGCTTTTTGCCATCAACACACACCACATGACCGTCAAAATACATCCCATCTCCAGACACAGGGGACTGGACCCAGGGAGACAACCACACCAGGAACCAGGAGGTACCCAGCGTCTCCTTCAAGTTCTTCCTGAGACCCATGCTGTAGGTCCGGATGCCGTGGCTCTTTTCATAGGTGGTCTGGTTTCTTGCCACGCAGATCAGCTCGACCATCAATAGGTAGGCACACAGGAAGAACACAACCAGTTCCACAAGATTCACAAGATTACACAGGAAAAGCCAGACATCAACGAAGCCCAGCAGAAGGCCAAAATGTGGAGCCACCATGTGCAAGAAAGTCGCCAAGTTGATGCCGCCAAGCATTTCAAGCACGTAGGGGCACTTGTACGAGAGACTGTAGAACAGGCCTGCAAAATGCATTCACAGAGCAAGGCACATATGCACTAAAACACTGATGTATAAAAtcaagtacagtaaaacctcgttaatatgtaGTTGGCAGGTAACGTGGATCAGGTACACACTAAACAATGCACTAATTAACTGACAATGGCAGATGAACAGCTATACTATATACTTACCAGCGAGAAAAGAACTACGTCTAATTCTTACTCAAACACGCACGGAGACAACTTTTATTCTGAGCAGGCTGCAAGAAATCTGTGCTCCTCAAACTCAGCAAGGCCGCGAGCCAATTTCTCCATCAGGACGGCCCCACTTCTCCGCGAATGTCCTCATGATGGTAAACGCATGTGCCACGTCGGAGACGGAAGGGCCATCACGCCAGTCACGCACGTGGTACCTgggcacccaggatttctgccagggggggggttgacagtttgccaataccatctaaacagtactaatttcgatttcttcacggaaaattgtcaaaaattgcgctttttgcgaatgtgtaggcgattgcgcgtcttgcatcttatttacagtactcaaatgcgtaaggaaagaaaaggggttaaacaaaaggggggtttaagtcggcctcaggggggggttacaacccccgaatccccccccgtcggtgcgccactgcatcaCGTACTTCCACGTCGTTGTGAACGACGTGGAAGCGCCAGAAGCTGTGGGAGCAGGAAACGCGTCATGACCACCACGTTATTACATCACTATTGGTGAGGACTTCTGTCCGCGAAGTCGTCCGTACACTGCGGTTTCACTATATATGGTCTGCGCGCACGACATTTTCCCGATTCTGGGCTTGTACGTTCCGAAAAATACTGCGCACCAACCATACAGCATGCGGtgagtgactacggcttaagcaGTCAGCATTAAGTTCAATGGCGACAATGTGAGGGATTCTTCACGACTATATTTAAAGCGGAATTACttattaagcgggtacgtattaacaaTATTTTACTGTATTTTGTTATGGCCCCTGTCAGTGGCATACTCAGACACAGGACAGATACAAATATTGATACCAGCTAGGTTGAGTTCAACTTCTTTTAAAGATGCAGAGAAACTGAGGAACAGTGCTGACTCTGGGGCACTATAACATTAAGTTATTCCACTTTGAttttattccaaactcctgacatcaaatttacACAAGTGCCAACGCTAGCACGGGCGGCTCCCAAATTTGTATTAACCGCTCGATAAAacactcctcgtttataggaggtgacCTTTGTTTGGTTTTAaagtgaatagcattgcctaccgtgacaggttttccttatctaattggctgacgagaggcAAAGAGTGCACTGCACAGGAGAGGGTTTTGGTGCGGGCTGGGTCGAGCTAGTGCAGTGAAAGATAACTGGGTGAGGAGAGTGGTGTCCGTGTCTCCAATTGGTCTGCTTGCCAttgcttagcttgtggtggctcgTCGACGATTGCGGCAGCATGCAATGGAGCGTTAAGAATGCCGCCAGACTCGATGCTCAGTGAAGATTTctcagagcgatgtcgtatgcatgccatAAGAGCTTGATAACACTGCCAAGCAATATTTTGATTACATGCAAGGAAATCAATTGTTGCGGGAAGCTCCGAGTAGCCAGGGCTAAAGCGATAGGTCAACAGCCATCTTCTACTCCTTTTGGAATAGGGCAGTATCCAGCTATTCCAAAAAAagttcagttttgttcagcatattaatgTATCTTTAGTGCATATACAAAACTTCGACATGTTGTGTTCTCACGGTTTCGTGACGTCATGTGACAGGCAGGGGAAGTAGGCGTAGCCCAAAAACATTTTGACCAATCGTAGAAGGCTAATGGTGATAAACATGTAGAATCATAAAGAAATGTATTTCTTTTGTTTGGCCTAATCATGCATAAGTGTGTATGCATCCTAGATTGAGAGTTCACGCATTTTTTGCGACACCTCGTGACAAACAGGCTAAGTGGCCATGGCCTCGTAAACCACATGCGGAGGGCTAATGGaggaaatggaatagaaacaggttggaatagctttacattaTAGCAACGCAGGTCTGTTGCGTGCCAAAACCCAGGAGCACCTGGTGTTTTAACGGTGGAGAGAAGCTTACCAACTGTCATGTAGAGGAGGGCAACAACGAAGTAGCGTTGGTTGTAGAAGCCAATGCAGCGGCCCGTAAACATGCAATGGTGGTCGTGTTTTAGTATGCACTCATTGCAGACACTGCAGTGATGAGAGCGGGGCGGCACATTCATCGCGCACACTGCACAGTGCCGCCAGCCCGGCAAAAGCACAGCCGGCGTCTTGATGTTGCGTGCACTTGTGTCAGTCTGGAAGAGCTTGAACAGGTTTGCGTATATGTTGAACACGATAAATGTGGCCAAAGCAGCGTGCACCCACATCACCTTGTCGAAGGTCTCGTGGTACCTGGGCACGATAAAGAAGGTTCAGCTACGAATACAGAATACGCTTTCAGTTAACACGACAATCGGAACTTTATTTCTAGTACATGTGGCACTGTTTTACCCTGGCCCCTTCTTAGCTCTTCACGTGTGTGTGAACCTTCTAGCCACTGCATCGTGTAAAACTCGCCTGTATGCATTCGCATTGAAAACAGCGCTTCGTCTGTCTCAGTTCGCTCGTCCCGTTTTTTGCGCTGTTACTCGTTTTTTCAGGCAACTAAATTCTTCCGAACTGGTGAACCCAAACGAGCAGCTATGAAGTAGTTATTGTGGCTTGGTACGTACCCTTACCTGCAAACGTTTTTGGAGCCACGCGAtctcgaagaagaaaaaaaaaaattttttttttgccgctataTATGTATAAGGTGCAGCCTTCCTTAACTGGTGCAAAACATGTTTTCCAAGGAGCGAATAAAGTGAACTTTTTCTCAAATTgcgtgcttaaaaaaaaaaaaaaaaaaaaaaaaaaaaacactgttgtTCGAGACAATGCTTTTGTGACCATGACGTCCTTTCTCAAACGATAAATATTTCTAGGTAAAAGTTAAGAACGAACTCGAATTTCTAGCCTGCGAGCGCTGCGGATGACGCCACAGGGCTCCCGTCAGATTAATCACGGCACCCTCCGAAAAACAGTTTTGGGACACCAACTGCCGCGGTAGATACTGACAAACCTGGGTGCAACGAAGCAAAAGTCGAAGGAAACGATGAGGGGAATACCGCACATCATTAACATAAACAACACACGGTCGCGGGAGCCTCTAGGTACGATGCATCTCCGCGACAAAGGTGGTACGCGCACATCCATGGCGCCTTGTTGCTGCAGTGTAGTGTCCATCAGCGTTTTGCGAACAGTAATCCAGCCATTGCATTCGTTTCTTGGAGAAGAGTTTCAGCTGTGTACTGGCGGCTCCTTTTTTTCGGAAGCCATGAACGAGATGACACCACCATTCTATGATGACACCCGACATGCGACAACGCCTCTACGGTGTCTAGCCACTGTAACgcctccttaaaaaaaaaaaagaaaaaaaaagaaaaaaaaactgtttggaaccagtgttgccaggtttggctatatatagccaaattgggctacgggaataattttttggcgtcgacttggacgagttggctatgtggctatatttgggctactgaaaatctgcgacttggctgtgtttgggctataagtggcgccctaatccatgctctagaggtggctctgatcgggtagaagcaaatctcgaacgCTGTGTTTTATCTGGCTGAGCTGGCCGCGTGGctgtgcttgtgtgcgtgcgcgaaatgacctccccccccccacctttccttgtctctctgtgccgttgtctgagccggtcgctttgatctttgatgcacttaaacttacaccctgtgcaccctgcttgaccgtta
This genomic stretch from Dermacentor silvarum isolate Dsil-2018 chromosome 2, BIME_Dsil_1.4, whole genome shotgun sequence harbors:
- the LOC119443189 gene encoding probable palmitoyltransferase ZDHHC24 isoform X2, coding for MYHETFDKVMWVHAALATFIVFNIYANLFKLFQTDTSARNIKTPAVLLPGWRHCAVCAMNVPPRSHHCSVCNECILKHDHHCMFTGRCIGFYNQRYFVVALLYMTVGLFYSLSYKCPYVLEMLGGINLATFLHMVAPHFGLLLGFVDVWLFLCNLVNLVELVVFFLCAYLLMVELICVARNQTTYEKSHGIRTYSMGLRKNLKETLGTSWFLVWLSPWVQSPVSGDGMYFDGHVVCVDGKKQE
- the LOC119443189 gene encoding probable palmitoyltransferase ZDHHC24 isoform X1, with protein sequence MDTTLQQQGAMDVRVPPLSRRCIVPRGSRDRVLFMLMMCGIPLIVSFDFCFVAPRYHETFDKVMWVHAALATFIVFNIYANLFKLFQTDTSARNIKTPAVLLPGWRHCAVCAMNVPPRSHHCSVCNECILKHDHHCMFTGRCIGFYNQRYFVVALLYMTVGLFYSLSYKCPYVLEMLGGINLATFLHMVAPHFGLLLGFVDVWLFLCNLVNLVELVVFFLCAYLLMVELICVARNQTTYEKSHGIRTYSMGLRKNLKETLGTSWFLVWLSPWVQSPVSGDGMYFDGHVVCVDGKKQE